In one Pseudoliparis swirei isolate HS2019 ecotype Mariana Trench chromosome 23, NWPU_hadal_v1, whole genome shotgun sequence genomic region, the following are encoded:
- the rab5c gene encoding ras-related protein Rab-5C, giving the protein MAGRGGPARTNGTAASNKICQFKLVLLGESAVGKSSLVLRFVKGQFHEYQESTIGAAFLTQTVCLDDTTVKFEIWDTAGQERYHSLAPMYYRGAQAAIVVYDITNTDTFTRAKNWVKELQRQASPNIVIALAGNKADLANKRAIDFQEAQAYADDNSLLFMETSAKTAMNVNEIFMAIAKKLPKNEPQGGHGAAGRTRGGVDLQEAAPQGRSGHCCGGGN; this is encoded by the exons ATGGCAGGGCGAGGCGGACCAGCGCGGACCAACGGCACCGCAGCAAGCAACAAGATCTGCCAGTTTAAGCTCGTGCTGCTGGGGGAGTCAGCGGTGGGAAAGTCCAGCTTGGTGCTGCGCTTTGTCAAAGGCCAGTTCCACGAGTACCAGGAGAGCACCATCGGAG CTGCCTTCCTCACCCAGACGGTATGTTTGGATGACACAACAGTCAAGTTTGAAATCTGGGACACCGCAGGACAGGAACGGTATCACAGCTTGGCGCCCATGTACTACAGAGGAGCGCAGGCCGCCATCGTGGTCTACGACATCACCAACACA gATACATTCACACGTGCTAAGAACTGGGTAAAGGAGCTCCAGCGACAAGCCAGCCCAAATATTGTTATCGCACTGGCAGGAAACAAAGCTGACCTGGCCAACAAGAGAGCCATAGATTTCCAG GAGGCCCAGGCGTACGCCGACGACAACAGCTTGCTGTTCATGGAGACCTCCGCCAAGACGGCGATGAATGTCAACGAGATTTTTATGGCTATCG CCAAGAAGCTTCCTAAGAACGAGCCTCAGGGTGGACATGGCGCTGCCGGCCGAACCCGAGGCGGCGTGGACCTGCAGGAGGCGGCGCCGCAGGGCAGAAGCGGCCATTGCTGTGGCGGCGGGAACTAA
- the dhx58 gene encoding probable ATP-dependent RNA helicase DHX58, which yields MSDFQLREYQKEVVERALRGENIIIWLPTGGGKTRAAVYVAKRHLETTSPAKVVVLVNKIHLVDQHYTNEFQPHLGRDYTLLKVTGESTGKDFFGPEVRRSDVVICTAQILYNALTSTEETKHVELSDITLLIIDECHDTNKDSVYNKLMACYVEKKLNNDLPLPQILGLTASPGAGGAKNLQKAVDHVLEICANLDSAIVSTKVHVSELKKKVPRPIKSFDIVERRLQDPFGDHLKCMMQMIHEFMTVPPDFNLRQCGTQEYEEDVVKLEKRGVSEDNILLAQCALHLRQYNDALIINGTLRMMDAYRSLEEFYTNRWSTAIDRTDFFLVGLFQENQTELRKLAGDSLFENPKMGKLESTLLNQFGPSEASKGILFSKTRKSIHCLYDWVRNNKDLQEAGVKAAILTGAGNGTTYMTQNEQADTINKFRQGIVNLLISTSVAEEGLDIPECNLVVRYGLLTNEIAQQQASGRARTTDSHYSVVAEAGGREVKRELTNEYLEELTGKAIAEIQKMSPREFRRKITELQTNAVICRKIAETRRIKKRSCNTADSVKLLCRKCFTPVASGSDIKLLEGHYVNVNPDFARHYSVGGEVALGKSFEDWEPGRRIHCSKCNQKWGFEMKYKEIALLPNLAIKELALNTPGGRITVKQWKDVPFTVEDFNFEEYCKDNFPDLVD from the exons ATGTCAGACTTCCAGCTCCGAGAATACCAGAAGGAAGTGGTGGAAAGGGCTCTTCGGGGAGAAAACATCATCATCTGGCTGCCGACCGGAGGCGGAAAGACGCGCGCGGCCGTGTATGTGGCCAAGAGACACCTGGAGACGACGTCACCGGCTAAGGTGGTGGTCCTGGTCAACAAG ATTCACCTTGTGGACCAACATTACACCAATGAGTTCCAACCTCACCTGGGCCGCGACTACACCCTGCTGAAGGTCACTGGGGAGAGTACAGGGAAGGACTTCTTTGGGCCGGAGGTGAGGAGATCAGACGTGGTCATCTGCACCGCACAGATCTTGTACAATGCGCTGACGTCCACGGAGGAGACCAAACATGTGGAGCTCTCAG ATATCACTCTGCTTATAATCGACGAGTGTCACGACACCAACAAGGACTCAGTCTACAACAAGTTGATGGCGTGCTACGTGGAGAAGAAGCTGAACAACGATCTACCATTGCCACAGATCTTGGGTCTCACTGCCTCACCGGGAGCAGGGGGCGCAAAGAACCTGCAGAAGGCGGTTGATCATGTACTGGAG ATCTGTGCCAACCTGGACTCGGCCATCGTTTCAACTAAAGTCCATGTCTCCGAGCTGAAGAAGAAGGTACCCAGACCCATCAAGAGTTTTGACATTGTGGAGAGAAGGCTTCAG GATCCATTCGGGGATCATCTTAAGTGCATGATGCAGATGATCCACGAGTTCATGACGGTTCCTCCAGACTTCAACCTGAGACAGTGTGGCACACAAGAGTACGAGGAAGATGTGGTGAAACTCGAGAAGCGAG GAGTAAGCGAGGACAACATACTGCTGGCACAATGTGCTCTCCACCTCAGGCAGTACAACGACGCCCTGATCATCAACGGCACCCTGCGAATGATGGACGCCTACCGCTCCCTGGAGGAGTTTTACACCAACAGGTGGAGCACAGCCATCGATAGAACAGACTTCTTCCTGGTGGGACTCTTCCAAG AGAACCAGACGGAGCTGCGGAAACTGGCGGGAGATTCTCTCTTTGAGAACCCGAAGATGGGCAAACTTGAGAGCACTCTGCTCAACCAGTTTGGTCCCAGCGAGGCGTCAAAGGGAATCCTCTTCAGTAAAACACGTAAAAGCATCCATTGCCTGTATGACTGGGTTCGGAACAATAAAGACTTGCAGGAAGCTGGCGTCAAGGCGGCCATCCTCACCGGGGCTGGCAATGGGACCACTTACATGACGCAG AACGAGCAAGCGGACACGATCAACAAATTCCGTCAGGGTATCGTCAACCTCCTGATCTCCACCAGCGTGGCTGAAGAAGGCCTCGACATCCCTGAGTGCAACCTGGTGGTACGCTATGGCCTGCTGACGAACGAGATCGCCCAGCAGCAGGCTAGCGGCCGTGCCAGAACCACCGACAGCCATTACTCGGTGGTGGCCGAGGCAGGGGGGCGGGAAGTGAAGCGGGAGCTCACCAATGAATACCTGGAAGAGCTGACTGGGAAAGCCATTGCTGAGATCCAAAAGATGAGCCCCCGAGAGTTTCGCAGAAAG ATCACGGAGCTACAAACCAATGCGGTAATTTGCAGAAAAATTGCAGAGACACGCAGAATAAAGAAGAGGAGTTGCAACACTGCCGATAGCGTCAAGCTGTTGTGCCGGAAATGCTTTACGCCGGTGGCCTCGGGCAGTGATATTAAACTTCTTGAAGGCCATTATGTCAACGTCAATCCTGACTTTGC GAGACACTACAGCGTCGGTGGGGAAGTGGCGCTCGGAAAGAGTTTTGAGGACTGGGAGCCGGGGCGGAGGATCCATTGCAGCAAGTGCAACCAG AAGTGGGGATTTGAGATGAAGTATAAGGAGATTGCCCTGCTGCCCAATCTAGCCATTAAAGAGTTGGCCCTGAACACCCCCGGTGGCAGGATAACTGTGAAGCAGTGGAAGGATGTCCCTTTCACTGTCGAGGACTTCAACTTTGAAGAGTACTGCAAAGACAACTTCCCTGATTTAGTTGATTGA
- the kat2a gene encoding histone acetyltransferase KAT2A, with product MSDPATQALQPRLLQAQTAGSAGSSTAATGSGSGNSDPARPGLSQQQRASQKKAQVRAFPRAKKLEKLGVFSACKTSDTCKCNGWKNPNPPSATRLDLQQQAASLSEPCRSCGHALADHVSHLENVSEDEINRLLGMVVDVENLFMSVHKEEDTDTKQVYFYLFKLLRKCILQMSQPVVEGSLGSPPFEKPNIEQGVLNFVQYKFSHLAPKERQTMFELSKMFLLCLNYWKLETPTQYRQRIQKDDGTAYKVDYTRWLCYCHVPQSNDSLPRYETTQVFGRSLLKSIFTVTRRQLLEKFRVEKDKLLPEKRTLILTHFPKFLSMLEEEIYGDGSPIWEADFTMPASEGTPLGHQTVISPSAVSGSPALPKGLGSISSLGSTDTGAAEPITGEKRKLPEALTLEDAKRIRVMGDIPMELVNEVMMTITDPAAMLGPETNLLTPNAARDETARLEERRGIIEFHVIGNSLSQKSNKKILMWLVGLQNVFSHQLPRMPKEYITRLVFDPKHKTLALIKDGRVIGGICFRMFPTQGFTEIVFCAVTSNEQVKGYGTHLMNHLKEYHIKHNILYFLTYADEYAIGYFKKQGFSKDIKVPKSRYLGYIKDYEGATLMECELNPRIPYTELSHIIKRQKEIIKKLIERKQIQIRKVYPGLTCFKEGVRQIPVESIPGIRETGWKPSNKDKGKEMKDPDMLYNMLKNLLAQIKTHPDAWPFMEPVKKSEAPDYYEIIRFPIDLKTMTERLKNRYYVTKKLFIADLQRIITNCREYNPPDSEYCKSANTLEKFFYFKLKDGGLIEK from the exons ATGTCGGACCCGGCGACGCAGGCCTTGCAACCCCGGCTTCTCCAAGCCCAGACTGCTGGGTCAGCTGGGTCCAGTACCGCCGCGACAGGCTCCGGGTCAGGGAACAGCGACCCGGCAAGACCGGGACTCAGCCAACAGCAACGTGCGAGCCAGAAGAAAGCCCAAGTCCGAGCTTTCCCACGGGCGAAAAAGCTCGAGAAACTTGGCGTATTCTCCGCATGCAAG ACTAGTGACACATGCAAGTGCAATGGATGGAAAAACCCAAACCCCCCATCAGCCACACGTCTGGACCTGCAGCAGCAAGCGGCCAGCCTGAGCGAGCCGTGCCGCAGCTGTGGACATGCTCTGG CTGACCATGTGTCCCACCTGGAGAATGTGTCTGAGGATGAGATTAACAGGCTGCTGGGGATGGTGGTGGATGTGGAGAACCTGTTTATGTCTGTGCACAAAGAGGAGGACACTGACACCAAACAGGTCTACTTTTACCTTTTCAAG CTACTGAGGAAATGCATTCTCCAGATGAGCCAGCCAGTCGTAGAGGGATCCCTTGGAAGTCCACCCTTTGAAAAGCCCAACATTGAGCAG GGGGTTTTGAATTTTGTCCAGTACAAGTTCAGCCACCTGGCACCAAAGGAAAGGCAAACCATGTTTGAGCTGTCAAAGATGTTCCTCTTGTGTCTGAATTACTGGAAGCTGGAGACGCCAACGCAGTATCGCCAGCGTATCCAGAAAGATGATGGGACAGCATACAAAGTGGACTACAcgag GTGGCTGTGCTACTGCCACGTCCCCCAGAGTAACGACAGCCTCCCGCGCTATGAAACCACTCAGGTGTTCGGACGCAGCCTGCTCAAGTCCATCTTCACTGTGACCCGAcgccagctcctggagaagTTCAGAGTGGAGAAGGACAAGCTGCTCCCAGAGAAACGCACACTCATCCTCACACACTTTCCCAA GTTCTTGTCCATGCTGGAGGAGGAAATCTATGGGGACGGTTCCCCGATCTGGGAGGCTGACTTTACCATGCCGGCCTCCGAGGGCACACCGCTGGGCCATCAGACAG TGATCAGTCCCTCTGCGGTGTCCGGCTCCCCCGCGCTGCCCAAGGGTCTGGGCAGCATCTCCTCTCTGGGCAGCACGGACACTGGAGCTGCCGAGCCCATCACAG GAGAGAAACGCAAACTTCCGGAGGCGTTGACCCTGGAGGATGCCAAGCGGATCCGTGTGATGGGAGACATTCCAATGGAGCTGGTCAATGAAGTCATGATGACGATCACTGACCCGGCTGCGATGCTCGGACCAGAG acaaatcTTCTGACTCCAAACGCCGCCCGTGACGAGACTGCCAGGCTGGAGGAGAGGCGGGGGATCATCGAGTTCCACGTGATTGGAAACTCGCTCTCTCAGAAGTCCAACAAGAAGATCCTGATGTGGCTGGTCGGCCTGCAGAATGTCTTCTCTCATCAATTACCTCGCATGCCCAAAGAGTACATCACCCGCCTGGTGTTCGACCC GAAGCACAAGACCCTCGCCCTCATCAAAGATGGCCGCGTCATCGGCGGCATCTGCTTTCGGATGTTTCCCACTCAGGGCTTCACGGAGATCGTCTTCTGTGCCGTCACATCCAATGAGCAAGTTAAG ggCTACGGTACCCACCTGATGAACCACCTGAAGGAGTACCACATCAAACACAACATCCTCTATTTCCTCACTTACGCTGACGAGTACGCCATCGGCTACTTCAAGAAGCAG GGCTTTTCCAAAGATATCAAAGTGCCCAAGAGTCGATACCTGGGATACATCAAAGACTACGAGGGAGCGACCCTCATGGAGTGTGAGCTGAACCCGAGGATCCCCTACACCGAGCTCTCTCATATCATTAAAAGACAGAAGGAG ATTATTAAAAAGCTGATAGAGAGGAAACAGATCCAGATCCGGAAGGTTTACCCCGGTCTCACCTGCTTCAAAGAGGGCGTGCGGCAGATCCCGGTGGAGAGCATTCCAGGCATAA GAGAGACGGGATGGAAACCCAGTAACAAGGACAAAGG AAAAGAGATGAAGGACCCTGACATGTTATACAACATGTTAAAGAACCTCCTGGCCCAGATAAAG ACTCATCCTGATGCCTGGCCCTTCATGGAACCAGTGAAGAAATCGGAGGCTCCAGATTACTACGAGATCATCCGCTTTCCCATCG ACCTGAAGACCATGACGGAGAGACTTAAGAATAGATACTATGTGACCAAGAAGCTTTTCATTGCCGACCTGCAGCGAATCATCACCAACTGCCGCGAGTACAACCCTCCGGATAGCGAGTACTGCAAGAGCGCCAACACCTTGGAGAAGTTCTTCTACTTCAAACTAAAAGACGGAGGACTCATCGAGAAGTGA